TGTGGCGTATGGCCACCAAGCCGGGCAAACCGGTAATGAAGGGCCGGATCGGTGACGCCATGGTTCTCGGGCTGCCCGGGAACCCGGTGGCGGTGATGGTCAGCTTCCTGCAATTCTCCCGGCCTTTGATGCTCCGGATGATGGGGGCGGTCGGACGAGCGGTGCCGAGCCTGAAAGTGCCAGCGGCGTTCGAATTCAAGCGCAAGCCCGGACGCCGGGAATGGCTGCGGGCGCGATTGACCGAAGATGGGGCTCGGGCGGAGATTTTTCCCCTCAATAGTTCCGGGGCGCTGACCTCCCTTTCCTGGGCCGATGGGTTGGTGGAACTGCCGGAGGCTTGTACCGCCGTGACCGAGGGGGAGACGGTCACCTATATCCCGCTGAGCGGTTTTTCGTTGCTCTGAAAACATTTGCAGGCTTCGGCAATTACGGATTTTCTGTTACACCAGAACAGGATGGGGAATCGTAGGCGAGGAGTCCGACAGCAATGATCGACACAGGGTCTCTCGGCATGATCGAGATGGACGCATTGCGTCTGAGCCTGAAAGTGGGGCTGACAGCGGCGGTGGTCGGTTTGGTTCCTGCCGTGGTCATGGCCTGGATTCTGGCACGCCTCGATTTTTTTGGGAAATCTCTCATCGATAGCGTCATCCACCTGCCCTTGGTGCTGCCACCGGTGGCCGTGGGCTATGGATTGTTGTTGCTGGCTGGGCCGGACGGCGTTGTTGGGTCCTGGCTATCGGCAGCTTTTGGATTAAACCTCTCGCTTGGTTGGCTGGGAGCGGTGGTGGCGGCGACGGTCATGGCCTTTCCCTTGTTCGTGCGCGCCGCGCGTCAGGCTTTCGAAGCGGTTGATCCGCGTTTGGAGGAGCTGGCAAGCACCTTGGGCTGCGGGCGTTGGCAGGTGTTTCGGCGGATCTCGCTGCCCTTGGCGTTGCCTGGCGTGGTCGCCGGGATGCTCTTGGCCTTTGCCCGCGCGTTTGGGGAGTTCGGCGCGACCCTGACTTTGATCGCCGTGATTGGCGGTAACAATCGGACCTTGCCTTTGGCGCTGCGGGAACTGACCCAATCCCCGGATGGGGCCGAGGCCGCCTTGCGGCTTTGCCTGTTGTCGGTGGTGGTGGCTCTGGGGGCCTTGCTGATTTCCGAATGGCTATCGCGGCGGGTTCGCAAACGCATGGAGGCCCGGTCATGATTGCCGTCGACCTGCATCTGGATGACCCGCGGACTCCTATTGGTGCCTGCTTCGAAACGGATCTTGCCGGGATAACGGCGATCGTTGGGCCACGCGGATCGGGTAAAACCACCCTATTGCGGATGATTGCCGGATTGACCAAGCCGGATCGCGGGCGCCTGACCATGGGCGAGCGTGTGCTGTTCGAATCCCGGGTCCCTATCAACCATTCGCCGGACAGGCGGCGCATGGGATTGGTAATCCCCGGAGGCCAGTTATTTCCCCATCTCTCGGTGCGTAAGAATTTGGTGTTTGGTCGGGAAGAAGGGCGCCGGGTCGGGGTAGAGGAACAGATCGGCTTCGATGATGTGGTGGCCCTGCTTGATTTGGGCGAGCAACTGGAATGGGCGACCAACCGTCTGAGCCCGATGCAAGAATCCCGGGTGGCCTTGGGGCGGGCCTTGTTGATGCAGCCTGAGATGCTCTTACTGGTTAGTCCCGATAGCGCAATCATGGCCTTGCTTTCGGAAATAGTCACGCTGTTCAAGATCCCCGTGCTTTTCACCAGTGAAGACAGAGAGGGTGCCGCCCGTGTTGCCGGCAAGCTACTGGTCATGGTCGGAGGGGCGGTCGAACCCATCAAGATTGCCAAGAAAGCACCAACGGCGGCAAAGAAGTCGAAGCCGAAACCAGCCGCCAAAACGGAACCGGTTGCGGCTCCCAAGGACCCCTTGGCTGGCGAGATATCGACGGTATTGACAGCCAAGGTCTGGGGCTATGATTCCCGCGATGGCCTGACTCGGTTGGAATATGCGCCGGGCCGGGAAATCAGTGTCATGCGCGATGATCTGATGCCGGGGCAGGAAGTCAAGGCCACGATCCTGGCGCGGGATGTGGGCGTCGCCTTGGCCGTTCCCGAGGGATTGGGCTATCCCAATGTGCTCGAAGGGATCATCGGCGAAATCACGCCGCATAAGTCCGGCTTGGTGGATTTGGTCATTGATGTTGGGGCGCCTTTGTCGGCGCAGGTCACCAAAGGTACGGTCAAGCAATTGGGGCTCGCCGAGGGCAAAACCGTCTATGCCCTGTTCAAGTCGTCGGTGATTCGGGAAGAGTTGGTGGCAGAGTGAAGGTGAAGCAACTGCCCTGACCAGGAGTGGAGGTCACCCAGATATCCCCTCCATGCAACTGCAGTATCTTTCGACAAACCGCCAGGCCGATGCCAGTACCCTCATAAAGATCGCTGGTGTGCAGCCGCTGAAAGATAATGAAAATGCGGTCGTTGTGTTCGGGGTCGATGCCTATTCCGTTGTCGGTGACACTGATATGCCAACGCTCCCCTTTCAACTGGGCCTCGATACGGATATCCGGAGGAACACCGGGCTGATGGTAGGTCAGGGCATTGGCGATCAAATTCTGAAACAGGCGGAGTATCTGGGACCGGTCGACAGGGAGGGTCGGCAACGGGCCGGTGGTGATCATGGCGTCCGTCTCGACAATCCGCGGCTGTAGGAAGGCCAGGGCCTGATCCACTACGTGGTTGAGCGGGGTGATACGGGAGCCTTCGCGCCGGGTTGCGACCCGGGAATAATCCAGCAGGTCCTGGATAAGGTGATCCATGCGGCTGGCACCATCCACGGCAAAGGCGATATATTCGTCCGCCGTTGGATCCAACTGGCCTTTGTACTGTCGTTCCAAAAGCTGGCAATACGAGGTCACCATCCGCAATGGCTCGCGCAGATCATGGGAGGCCACATAGGCAAAGCGCTCCAGTTCTTCGTTGGAGCGGGACAGTTCCACCTCGAAGTTCTTGCGATCGGTGATATCGACCATAAAGCCGTTGATGGCTATGGGAATACCATCATCATTCTTGAGAACGCTGACGATATCACGCAGCCATATGTAGTCCCCATCCGCCTTGAGCATGCGGTATTCGAAAGCATGATCGCGACCGGCGGCGGTTTCGTTGGTACAGGTGCTAAGGGCCTGCTTCCGGTCGTCGGGATGGATATGATCAACCCAGAAATCCAAATCGGTCCACTGGGAAA
The sequence above is drawn from the Magnetospira sp. QH-2 genome and encodes:
- the modB gene encoding molybdate ABC transporter permease subunit — encoded protein: MIDTGSLGMIEMDALRLSLKVGLTAAVVGLVPAVVMAWILARLDFFGKSLIDSVIHLPLVLPPVAVGYGLLLLAGPDGVVGSWLSAAFGLNLSLGWLGAVVAATVMAFPLFVRAARQAFEAVDPRLEELASTLGCGRWQVFRRISLPLALPGVVAGMLLAFARAFGEFGATLTLIAVIGGNNRTLPLALRELTQSPDGAEAALRLCLLSVVVALGALLISEWLSRRVRKRMEARS
- a CDS encoding ATP-binding cassette domain-containing protein, producing the protein MIAVDLHLDDPRTPIGACFETDLAGITAIVGPRGSGKTTLLRMIAGLTKPDRGRLTMGERVLFESRVPINHSPDRRRMGLVIPGGQLFPHLSVRKNLVFGREEGRRVGVEEQIGFDDVVALLDLGEQLEWATNRLSPMQESRVALGRALLMQPEMLLLVSPDSAIMALLSEIVTLFKIPVLFTSEDREGAARVAGKLLVMVGGAVEPIKIAKKAPTAAKKSKPKPAAKTEPVAAPKDPLAGEISTVLTAKVWGYDSRDGLTRLEYAPGREISVMRDDLMPGQEVKATILARDVGVALAVPEGLGYPNVLEGIIGEITPHKSGLVDLVIDVGAPLSAQVTKGTVKQLGLAEGKTVYALFKSSVIREELVAE